Genomic segment of Streptomyces alboniger:
GCCCCAGCCGTCGTGGCTGGGCCAGATCAACCCCGAGCGGTCGTGCGGGAACTGGGCGGGGGCGGTGCCGCCCTTCGCCGGGTCGTGCATGCGCCACGGGTCGTACGACTCCGCCTCCGCCCCGTACGGAAAGCGCACGAGGTGATAGCCGTCGCTGTCGTACCTGATGGCCTGCGGCCCGTGCTGTGCGGCGTCCCACTTCAACGAGCAGATGGCTACCGACATCGGCCCTCCCCCATGAGTGACGTGGCGTGGTGCCTCTGTTCTCTCTTGTACTACGCCTCGGCCGGCCGCACTACGCCTTGGAGCGGCGCTCCACCATCAGGCGGGAGCCGGTGAGGCGTTCACCGAAGACGTCGTCGGGGTTGGAGAGCACGCACGTCTCCAGGGAGAGGCAGCCGCAGCCGATGCAGTCCGTGAGGTGGTCGCGCAGGCGGCCCAACTGCTTGATGCGCTCGTCCAGTTCCTCCCGCCAGTGCTCCGAGAGGTGCGCCCAGTCCTCTCGGTTGGGCGTGCGCTCCTCGGGCAGCGAGTCGAGGGCCTCCCGGATCGTGGCGAGCGGG
This window contains:
- the soxR gene encoding redox-sensitive transcriptional activator SoxR, whose amino-acid sequence is MPQIPEKVHELTVGQLSARSGAAVSALHFYESKGLITSRRTSGNQRRYCRDTLRRVAFIRASQRVGIPLATIREALDSLPEERTPNREDWAHLSEHWREELDERIKQLGRLRDHLTDCIGCGCLSLETCVLSNPDDVFGERLTGSRLMVERRSKA